CAAATCATTGATTACCAAATCTTTACATCTTGCTTCCCGCTTCTCACTTCTTTCGTCCAAAGTCCAAATGATTTCAACGGTTGATTATTTACTTTAAGAAGCGAAAGATGTTATATTTGTGGATTATCCTTGATTTTCATAACAATCAATTAACTTTTATGTCTTTGCCTCCCCAAAAAACAGCTTCTACATCCTTAGAACTTGCTGAAAAATACCTCGAAGAAGGGGAAATGCTACACGAACAAGAGCAATACGATGCCTCATTGGAAGTCTTGGAAAAAGCAAAAGACATTTATCTGCAATTGGAACAAACCAAAGACCCACAATTGGCAAAAACGCTTCATTTAATAGGTGTGGGCTATTACTTCAAAGGAGATTACAAATCGGCGATTTCTTATGAGGAAGAAGCCTTTGCTATTCAAATGGAAGTACTGGATCCACAGGATGAAGCAACACTCACCACAGCTATAGATTTGGCGAGCATGTATGCGACTATCGATCAGTACGAACAGGCATTGAGCTACTTTGACAAAGTCATCGAACTCCAACCCACATTGATAGATGTTCCCTCACCACAAGGGAATTATTTGCACATCAATTTAGGCGTTTTGTATGCACGTATGGGAGATTTTGGACGTGCGATTCCCTATTTTCAAAAAGCACTACAAATTGCCGAACACTTAGGACTTGAAGGGGATAGTATCAGCACATCCTATAACTGGCTGGGAATCTGTTATTGTCGAACTACAGAAGGGAACAAGGCAATTGAGACCTTTCAAAAGGTCATTGATTACAACCTTGCACAAGGTAGGGAGTACAGCGAACGTACAGCAGGCCCCTATTACCACTTAGGAGAGGAATATACCAAGTTAGGGCAATATGAAGAGGCCATCGTTCACTTCAAAAAAGCACTCCATATCCAAACAACATTGTATGGAGAAAGATCCGATGGTGCCGCCTTTAGCTACAAAGGTTTGGGGGAAGCCTACATTTCGCTAAAAGAGTTTGAACAAGCTGAAGAATACCTACAAAAAGCATTGGCTATTCGATTAGAGGGTATGGGGGCTCAAGGTTCTTACTTGGCAGACAACTATGTTCCTTTGATTTATCTAAAGTATAAAAATAAAGATTATATAAAATCCCTTCAATATGCACAGAAAGCCTTGTATGTGCTTGCCGCAAATTGCAGTCAGGAAGATATTTACGATTATCCCCCTTTAGAAAAACTGCGACATACTTTGGGAATTAAGTTGTTGTCTTACAAAGCCAAGGCTTTTCACGCACTTTTTTTAGCAGAGAGCGACCCCAAAAACCTGAAAGCAGCCTTAGAAAATGCCCAACTGTCTATTGATTTATTGGAGCAATTGCGGAATAGCTACCGTTCGGATGACAGCAAATTGGTTTTACCCAAAAGGCACCACGGTAGCTATGGAATCGGAATGACGGTCACGCATACGGCTTGGGAGCAAACACACCAAAAAGAGATGCTCGAACAAGCCTTTGGTTTTGCAGAAAAAGCCAAGGCTGCCCTGTTGTTGGCTTCAATGCAGGAAGGAATGGCAAAAGCTACATCTCTTATTCCTGCTGATCTACTGCAAAAGGAGAAAGCACTGAGAACCCAATTGAGCCAAATCGAACAGGCACTTCAACAGAAAGAAGCACAAAAGGAAGAGCTTGGTAAAGAAACGGAAATACGCGCACTGCAAGTTGAATACTTAACATACCAGAAAAGCTACCTTCAATTGATGGATCAATTGGAAGCAGACTTCCCTGATTACTACCAACTCAAATACCAAAACCAAACCGTTTCTATTGTTCAGGTTCAAGAACTGCTGCAATTGGGTGAATTGCTGATACAATACAGTTTATATGAGGAAACACTATTTATTTTTGCGATTGACAAACACAGCATTTCCTTCAAAAAAATAGGTCGTCCCGAAGGTTTGGAAAAGACGATGGAAGCTTTTGAAAAAACCATATTTTTGGGTGACCAAGAGGAATATTGCAGATTGGCAGGGCAGTTGTATGCAGCATTGTTGACACCGATTGAAGCTACACTGAAGGGCAAACACAAATTGTTGATTGTTACCGATGGCATTTTACAGCGTTTGTCTTTTGATGCCTTGATTCCACCATTAGAAACTTCCATAGAAGGCTTTACACAACTACCATATCTACTCAAATCCTTTGATATTCAATACCATTATTCGGCTACCTTGCTGTGGTACTTCCATGAGCGAAAACCACAAGGATTGGTGGATTTGAAGGAAAATTTCTTGGGCTTGGCTCCCATAAGATTTGGTCAAACGGAAACGGCAAACGCTGGATATATCCTCAAAAGTGATGTAAAGGGCAAAAAAGGTAGAAAGTTGATTTTGAAGTCTGGGGAGAATGAACAGGAGGTTTTACAGGATTTGGCAGAAACCGAAACTGAGGTCAAAACAGTCTATGAGCTTTTTGAGGAACAGGAGCAAGAAGCCATTGCCCTTTTTTATGAGATGGCTTCCAAAGAAAACCTTTTGCAGCACATCGAACAGTACAAATATGTCTTACTTTCTACGCATGGTTTCTCCAATAGCGAACATTCGGCTTTGTCGGGTCTGAATTTATACACGAATGATTCTGCGGACAAGGCAGCTTCGGACGAAGACAAACTCTATATTTCCGACATCATGAACCTCCAACTCTCTGCCGAATTGGTGGTGTTGAGTAGCTGCGAAAGTGGGGTCGGCAAATTGCAGCAAGGAGAAGGGATGATGGCACTGCATCGGGCATTTTTGTATGCGGGTGTTCGCAATATTGTGTATTCACTCTTCAAAGTACCTCAAGATTCTACAAGTCAGTTGGTGCAGAGTTTGTTTGGTCATGTTTTGGCGGGAGATGCTTATGCAACTGCGCTCCGCAAGGCGAAATTGGAATTGATAGAAAATGAGGCGATAGAACCTATGGATTGGGCGGGCTTTGCGTTGATTGGTATATAACAAATAGTTTGCCGATTTAGAGCAAAAGCCTCCGAAATTTTTTCTTTGAAAAAAACTTGATAGCAAGAACTATTCATTTACTTTTTTATTCCAACAATTATTATATTGAAAAACAATTACTTATTGCTATTTTTTCTGTTGTTATTCTCCATTGCGGTGCGCCTACCCAATCTCGACCGCCCCATCTCCAAGCACCACGAATTTTGCACTGCGCTTACCCTTGTCACCTTCGATATTTGGAACAAAAAAGGAGCAGCCCACTTTCATTACAGCCCCGTCACCAACTACCAAAACCCTCCCGATTTATCTATCAACAATGGTACAGTGCCTTTTGTGAAAGACGGAACGCACTACTACCTTTCCCATCCACCGCTTGGTTTTTGGATGCCCTACTACACCTTCAAATTTTTGGGTTTGGCACACAGCAACCGCAATTTACAGTTGTTCAACCTTTTGTTTCACCTATTGGCGGCGATATGCGTGTTTTTCATTGCAGAAATGCTGCTTGCTAAAACACAAGAATCAGTCTCCAATCCACATTTTCATTCAAATAAATACGCCGTTTCTCCTTCTCTCATTGCAGTAGGTATTTTCCTTTTTAGCCCTGCTCTATTGTGGTATGGCTGCAATGTGTATTTTTCGGATATTTTCGTCAATCAATTGTTTGTCATCACTGTATGGGCAGGATTGAAGTCTAAAAAAAGTTTTGCCCAATTGCTTCAAGGCTCTTCAAATCCTTCAAAACGTTTGCTACTAAAAATTTATGCCCAATTATTGGTTTTCAATAGTTTGGTTTTGGCGACTATGCTGACCGAATGGATTGGTTATTTTTTGGTCGCAAGTGTGGGTGTTTATTCCCTTTGGCATTTTTTCAAACAAAAGAACCCCACAGCCAAACACTACCATTTGCTGCAAATGGGATTCGCTGCTTTGGTTGCCATTGCAGGAATGGGCATCACTTTTTGGACATACAGCGACATTTTGGGTACAGAAGCTTTTTTGCAGTATTTGAAACAACGTTTTTTGACCCGAACAGGTCAGTTGGACAGTGGCGGAATGTTGAATACTGCTTTTTTCTACACCAAACAACTGATTCAACATTATGCAAGTGCTTACCTGCCAATCTTGTTGTTGTTTTTGGTGATGTCGTTTACCTATTTCAAAAAATCCAGCCGAACAGCATTTTCAGGGATTGCTGAACAACAAACATTGTGGTCTTATTTTTTGTGGATTGCCCTCCCTCCTATCCTATTGCACCATTTTTTATTCATCAATTACACCGCTATCCACGAATATGCAGTAGTCAAAATGGTACTGCCTTTGAGCATGGCAGTCGCTTTTTTGTATCAGCAAATCCACACAGATAATTCTTTGAAAACGAAATGGGTGAAGTTTGCTTTACCCATCGTTTTCGTGACCTGCTTGCTGCAATATTTTTACATCAATCGAGTAGGAGACTATTCGTGGCGAGGACATCGCTATGATCAGTTTGAACGTTTGGGTGCAAAAATCCGACAGACTGCAAAAGCGGACGAAATGGTCTTTGTAGAAGGTGACATCGAAATCAATTTTCAGTTGGTCTATTATGCCAAACGCAACATCTGGCGGTACGAAAATCCCGAACAGATGGAAGCGGTTTTGAAGCATTTTGGACAATCGAAAGGAATTGTAATAAAGCAAGATTAAACTTATGCTATTTCTCGTTTTCCTTTATCCAGTAATTTTTGGTTTCTATTCGCCTGAACGATGTGCCTTTGATTATGGTATATAACAACTCTAAAAGTATCACCCAATTTCAATCGAATCAGTTTAGAAATGCTGATGGATGTTTTTGTTTTGTTTAGGTCAATGTTTCTGGCTTGATGAAGGAGATCGAGGAGTTGTTTTTGTTGGGCGATGAATTTCTCCAAAGTAGATTTGTCTAAGTGACTTCCTACGGGGTTCATTTCCTTGAAGGTTTTCATTTTGTTGAGTTTTTCTTTGGGCAAAAGACTGTTGGCGAAGTAATTACCCAAAAGTCCACTTTTGAAGACCAAATTGCTGGTTCGTTTGGTTGTTGCCGCTATGCGCTGCGTGATTTCGGGGATGTAAAAATCTCCATAGCGGTTTAGATGCTCTATGCACTCCAAAATACTCCATTCTGTTTCGGATGCTTTCCAGTTCAAATCCGATATTTTCATTTGCAGAAAAAGGGTTGCTTGATTCATTACCTCTTTGGTTCTGTCCATCAAATCTTCAATGAGAACTTCGTTTGACAATTTCATTTGCTGGTATTTTTTGTTGATTCAATGCCGCAAAGTTCCCTCTTTTCTATTTGTCAAATATTGATTGAAATCAAGATTTTTTGATTCTCGACAAGGTTTCGGGAGTCATTCGGAGGTAGGAAGCAATGTATTTGTGTGGAATCTCTTGAAACAATTGAGGACTACGTTTCAAGACTCTTTGATATCTTTTGAGGGGCGAAAAAGTGAGAATGTCTTTTTCTCGTTCCAACTGTTCGTAAATCAGTTGCAGCATACTTTGGTGCCACAATTGCAGATTGGCCTCATCCTGGTGAATCCATTCCAAATAAGCCGTTTTGGTTAGCACCTTGAGCTTCGTTTTTTTCAATGCTTGTATGTAGAAATCGGAAGGCTGACCAGAAATGAAGGAATCCAAAGCTGCAATAAAATTACCTCGATACGCCAATCGAATGGTCTGTTCTTCAAATTCATCTTCAAAATAAATTCGCAAGCTGCCGCTCAACACATAGTACAAATGGGTATCTGTGCTGCCGCCAACTTTGAGGTATTCGCCCCTCCCCAATTCCACTTCCTTGTGCCATAAGCCAGCCGCATCCATTTTATGCTTTATTTGTTCGATAGGATTCATTTCCCCAAAATACACTTATCGTTTGGGTTTATCCATTCAAATCTTTCCGTATAAAAAACGAACCCATCACCAAATCATTCTCCGTCTTCAACTTCCAATAATAAAGACCAGCCTCCAAATTTCTTACGGATGCCTCAAAATAAGTTGTTTGTGCCTCAATTACTTCCTCAATCAATACTGTCTTTTGATTGTTTTCAATGCTCAATTGAAGGGTTTTGTCAATGCCTTTCTTCAGTTCAAACACCAAAATACCACCTTTACAATCCAAACCATTCTCTGGTAGAACCACTTCAAAAGCAGTGCTTCTACTGGCAGCGGCTAAAACAGTTTCGTATTGCGGAATAGGTAAAAATGCGGCTGCTAAGTCATCTAAAAGTTGGCCGCCTTTCTGCAATGCCGTCCCTACCAATCCTTTCAATGAATCTATTGGAGCTTTTTTTGCAGTCTTTTCTATTTGGATTTGCCGTTCTAAATTTTGCAGATTGGTGAGAAACAGTTCATCTCCCAGTCTGTCCATACTGTTCATGAATTTTTGGTGAAACGCATACTCTATCCCGAATTGAGCATCTTCTTGCATCAGTTTTTCAAAAAGCAATTGTTCTTCTTTCGTCAGTTTCTCTTCAAAGTGAGATTCTATCAGTTGTATTCTTTGTTTGTCTTCCAACATTATTTTTAGCGTATTATTATGTAGATTCTATCATTAGAGTCAAATACTATTTAACTGCCTTCGTCCACTACATTAGTTACAGAAACAGTCAAAATATTAGCACAAAATTCTCAAAAAAACAATTTAATGACTAATAAATAAATATTTTATGCATATTTTTTTGAAAAATAGCATTTTAATTTTTCAGGCATCCATATTCAATCACTTCCTTTTTTCCCAAACTTTTTCAAAACCACTTTTTGAAGGGCTTTCAAGCAGCGTATTTTTTGAATACTGGCAATATTGGCATTTTTGTAGCCAAGTTTTTGAGCAATCGCACTGATTTTTTGTTTTTCGTAGTAAAAAAGATACAAAATGGTAAAACAAGGTTCTTTGGTTCTTTGAAGTACTTCCAAAATAAATGCCTCTTGTTGATCTCTTGCATCGTCTCTTAGGCTTGGTATAGAAATCAGTTCGCCAATATCAGGAACATTTTCCATGGTAAAAATTTGTAGTTTTTGATTACGACTATTTCTCAAATACATTTTTTTACCAATGCCGAATAAATACCATTTGATGGTGTGCTCAAAATGAGTTAATTTACGAGATAGGATATTCTTGTACAATGCCAATACACTGTCCTGAAAAATATCGAGCGCTTCATTCTCTGTACAGTTGGTCTGAAATTTCAACCATTGTACAAATTCATCTCTATATACTCGGTATAAGATTTCCACCACTTTGGAGTTGCCTCGTAGAACTTCAGCCAACCACTCATTCTTACCCCTCTCCAATTCAGATGCACTATTCATATAGATTGCTAAATTTAACAACGAATGTATCCCTTTTCTATAAAAATCACCCTCCAATTAACACAAAACCACACCAACTTTTTACATCTACCTCCTTCATTTCCAACAAACGTAATTTTGCCATTCGAATGGCGAGGGTGTAGTTTGCTCCCTTCAATATTTCTTCAAACAAGTATTGGGTCAATATACTACTTGGCTTGTCGTACACCTTAAACAAAGTCGAGATGATATGGTTAGCTCCTGAATATAAAAAACCCCGATTGACTGCTATCATACCTTCTCCTTTCACCAACTTTCCGATGCCACTGTCACAACTACTCAAAACCACCAAATCTGCCTGTAGATCAAGATGGTATATTTCTTCCATTGAAAGGATTCTGTCAGAAACAGAAAAATTTGTATCACCAGACAGAGTCAAGTTCGGATGAAATACCAAACCCGACAAGGAAGTTTGCTCGTCATTCACCAAACCATGCGCCGCCACCAAAAGATATTTAAACCCATTCGACACCCTTTCAAACTGTTCCTTCGTTGCTGCCTTGTGCAAATACGTTTCCGAAATAAATCCTTTTGCAGCAAACAAAGCCGCAATATTCTTTACCTCTAGCTCTGAATATGGAAGAGGGGCAAAGTTGCCATCGCTGGAGAATGCCTCTGATGGAATTGCCCAAGCCATATTGGGAGGTACTGTTTTTTCTACAACAGAAAAAGAAGGAAAAGTTGCATTCGAAGTGCCATTTGTAACAATTGCAGCCCTATCTTTCGGTTGATAAACAGGTGCAAAACCAGCAAAATGCCCTACATACCTTTTTCTAGATCTTCTTGCTTGTTGTTGGTGTTGAAAATAGAATAAGCTAGCTGAATAGTGATAAGAAACCGCTACATACTTCAATAAGTAGTCCAATGAAGCATAGTCTAAACTCACCTCTTTCTCTTGTTCTTCAAAAGAAAGTCCGACACGCTTTGAGTAGTGTGAATCCGCCTTCAACAAGGCTTCAAAAGGGATATAACACAACACATCATTGGGTACAATCACCAAATGTTTCAGCGTATCTTCTTCTACATCAAAGGGATTGACAAAATAATCTTCCACCGATTGCAGCAACAAACGGTACAACTCAGCAGCAGTCGAGACATATTGAGCAGATTCATGGTTTCTTATGGCAGCCAAAAACTGCGTCACCAAACCTTCAAAGTCATCTGGTTTAATCTCTTGCACTATTTCAAAATCATCTGGGGTGATCACAAAAATATAAATGTAATCTCTGGCAATAAAGTAATTCAACAAAACTTGATTCTCCGCCAAAACCTTCTGCAATGCAGCAATTTCCACTGTTTGGGTATCGTACTTCAATTGGAAATAGTCAGGATAGTCCTGCTCCAATTCGTCTTTTAGTTGAACGTATCTATGATGAGTCTCAAAAAACTGGGCTTGCCAAGATTGCAGTTGTAATAGTTCTGATTCCGAAAATGGAGTTTTCTCCTGTTTCAAGCTCAACTTTTGTATATTTTTATCCAATTGGGTCAAGCTTGTTTTGAGTTCTTTTTCTTTTTGCAGTAAATCAGCAGAAATATTTACCAACGCTTTTGCCCAGTTATCCTGTAAGGCATTCATCAGTACATTCGCTTTTGCCTTTTCACAAAAATAAAATGCCCATTCACCTCCTCCTTTTCCACTTATTGTCAAAAATTCTTCCTCTGCCTTCAATGCTGTTTCCAAACCTCCTTCAAACAAGTAGATACTCTCAATCATTTGCCCCAAAGAAAATTTACTTTCATCAAAATCGTAACTTGTACGAGCCTGATCGAATAGCAAACAAGCCAAAGAATACGTTTCAATAGAAAATTCCAACTCCTTTAGGGTGCCTGCAGATGAAACAAATGAGCTGAAAAATGTCTCTCCTTTTCCTTTTAGTGCTTTAATGGCTTGGAATAAATTGGTGGAACGACCAAGGGGTGGCTGCAAAAAACAATCCTGACGAATATGAATATCTGGGTACAAGCTATCCAAAGCATTTTGAAATGACTGTTTAGCCGATTCATATTCTTTTTGTCCTAAATACACATTGCCAATATTGTTGTGCATCTGACCCATATATGGATGTTTTGCACCAAAAAAAGAACCATACATTTCAAGTGCTTTGGTTAAATAAGGCATTGCCTCCCAATACTTTTTCTGCATTAAATACACGTAGCCCAAATTTTGATACGCAGCAGCCAAAGCAACAGGCTCTAATTGGGGGTCATGAGATTCCAACACCCTATTGAAATAATAAATAGCTTTTTGATAATCTCCTTCTGCTTTGGTTGTAGATGATTGAAGGATATAAATAGCCCCTATCCTAATGTAACTTACCAATATCATTTTATGCCCTTCAGGATAGTGCTTCAACACAAAATGCAATGTTTTTTCTTGATAATCAATCGCCTTATTATAAGCCCCTTGAACCCCATAATAACGTGCCAAATGAGCATAAGCCAAAAAATGGTGAATACTTCTGGAGTCATCTTCAGGAAGAACAATCGAAAGAGATTTTTGTAAATAGAGCAGCGCCTGTTGGGTGTCATTCTGTTCTAGATAAAAGCTTCCTATCTGAGTATATGCCTCAGACAACAAAAATAGATCGGGGTGAAGAACGGCCGAAAGAAGTCTGACTATTTTATGATAGCTGTCGAGAATGGCATCCGTATCACCTCTAAATTTCATGAGTTTAGCACGACTGGCGTAGAGATAAGCATAATTCCCGTTCATTTCCTCCAAATCGGAAAATACATGCTCTAATCTCCCTATCCATTCTATAGCATCCTCCTCCCTACCCTGAGAAAGATAACCCTCAACAACCAAATTCATCGCCCTTCCATAAATAGACCAATCTTCAGCCATTTCAGACACTTCAACTGCTTGTTTTGACAAGCGCAACGTTTCTGTTCTATTACCTTTCACATTCCATTCCTCAGCTTTTGCCAAGTATTGAACTGCTTCTTCCAAAACAGTTTGTTTGTTTTTCATCAATAACAAGTATTTCTTTAGTCAACAAAGATAAAAAATTTACACGGGTAAAATCAAGCACAACCATTCTTCCACAAAACATTCGCATGACACATAATAGTCTAGTTTCACAAAAAAAATAAAAAAAGCTGCTAAGATTTTCGCCTTTTGGGTGACTATATAGATGAAACCCCTATTCACCACTTGTTTGTTTTTTTTCAAAATTCAAAATAGAAACCAGTAAACATGAACACAAACCAATCCGTCATCCTCTCCGCCCTATTGCTTCTTTCCTTTTTGGGATACTACCCATCAGCCCAAGCCCAAACCACCTACCACATCAATGCCAACACCCCCTGCACCACAGGCTGCAATGGCACAAGCTGGGCAACGGCTTTCGACCACCTTCAAGATGCCTTAGATGTAGCTGCTACATATGACGAAATCTGGGTAGCCGAAGGCACCTACTACCCCACCAAAGACAAAAACGGCAATTCCAATATCTCCAACAACCGTGACAAAACCTTCAATATCAACCAAGACCTCGAAATATATGGTGGTTTTCCCAACTCGGGCAACCCCACCATGAACGACCGAAATCCCGATGCACATCCCACTATTTTGGACGGAGACTTAAATGGAGATGATGCCCCAAATTTATCGGAAACGGACTTAGTAAACGATCTTACCCGCCAAGACAATGCCTATACAGTGGTTTTTTCCTACAATAGAACTGCTGCCTGTATCCTGTCGGGCTTCGACATTCGTAACGGGAATGCAAATGTATCACCTAGCAACGGCGAAATTTCATCTGGCGGCGGAATGTATATTACCAATGGCAGTCCCAGCATCTCACAGTCCAAATTTTACAACAATTCGGCAAATAATGAAGGTGGCGGAATGTACAATCGTTCTGGTAGCCCCAACATCTCACAGTCCACCTTTTACAACAATTCGGCAAATAATGAAGGCGGCGGAATGTATAATAATCTTGGCTATCCCAGCATCTCACAGTCCACCTTTTACAACAATTCGGCAGGTCAAGGCGGCGGAATGTACAATTATATTGGTAGCGCCACCATCTCACAGTCCACTTTTCACAATAATACGGCAGTTCAAGGCGGCGGAATGTATAATGATAGTATTAACCCCAACATCTCACAGTGCGCCTTTTACAATAATGCGGCAAATCAGGGTGGCGGAATGTACAATTATTCGGGTAACCACAACATCTCACAGTCCACCTTTTACAACAATTCGGCAGGTCAAGGCGGCGGAATATTTAATTTTTTTGGTAGCTACAACATCTCACAATGCACCCTTTACAATAATTCGGCAAATAGTCAGGGTGGCGGAATGTTTAATTATTATGCTAGCCCTGTTTTAACCAATTGTAGTTTTTCCAAAAACGCAGCAGGTGTAAGTGGGGTAGTGTATAACTTTCAAAATAGTAATCCTTTATTCACCAACTGCATCCTTTGGGACAATGGCGGTGGAGCGGGAATTGTTGATGATCAAGCGACTACCACCGTCCATAGCAGCATCGTAGAAGGGGGATGGACAGGTGCAGGGGCAAACAACCTCAACCAAGACCCCCTATTCATTGATGCGGACAATG
The Chitinophagales bacterium genome window above contains:
- a CDS encoding CHAT domain-containing tetratricopeptide repeat protein yields the protein MSLPPQKTASTSLELAEKYLEEGEMLHEQEQYDASLEVLEKAKDIYLQLEQTKDPQLAKTLHLIGVGYYFKGDYKSAISYEEEAFAIQMEVLDPQDEATLTTAIDLASMYATIDQYEQALSYFDKVIELQPTLIDVPSPQGNYLHINLGVLYARMGDFGRAIPYFQKALQIAEHLGLEGDSISTSYNWLGICYCRTTEGNKAIETFQKVIDYNLAQGREYSERTAGPYYHLGEEYTKLGQYEEAIVHFKKALHIQTTLYGERSDGAAFSYKGLGEAYISLKEFEQAEEYLQKALAIRLEGMGAQGSYLADNYVPLIYLKYKNKDYIKSLQYAQKALYVLAANCSQEDIYDYPPLEKLRHTLGIKLLSYKAKAFHALFLAESDPKNLKAALENAQLSIDLLEQLRNSYRSDDSKLVLPKRHHGSYGIGMTVTHTAWEQTHQKEMLEQAFGFAEKAKAALLLASMQEGMAKATSLIPADLLQKEKALRTQLSQIEQALQQKEAQKEELGKETEIRALQVEYLTYQKSYLQLMDQLEADFPDYYQLKYQNQTVSIVQVQELLQLGELLIQYSLYEETLFIFAIDKHSISFKKIGRPEGLEKTMEAFEKTIFLGDQEEYCRLAGQLYAALLTPIEATLKGKHKLLIVTDGILQRLSFDALIPPLETSIEGFTQLPYLLKSFDIQYHYSATLLWYFHERKPQGLVDLKENFLGLAPIRFGQTETANAGYILKSDVKGKKGRKLILKSGENEQEVLQDLAETETEVKTVYELFEEQEQEAIALFYEMASKENLLQHIEQYKYVLLSTHGFSNSEHSALSGLNLYTNDSADKAASDEDKLYISDIMNLQLSAELVVLSSCESGVGKLQQGEGMMALHRAFLYAGVRNIVYSLFKVPQDSTSQLVQSLFGHVLAGDAYATALRKAKLELIENEAIEPMDWAGFALIGI
- a CDS encoding sigma-70 family RNA polymerase sigma factor codes for the protein MNSASELERGKNEWLAEVLRGNSKVVEILYRVYRDEFVQWLKFQTNCTENEALDIFQDSVLALYKNILSRKLTHFEHTIKWYLFGIGKKMYLRNSRNQKLQIFTMENVPDIGELISIPSLRDDARDQQEAFILEVLQRTKEPCFTILYLFYYEKQKISAIAQKLGYKNANIASIQKIRCLKALQKVVLKKFGKKGSD
- a CDS encoding Crp/Fnr family transcriptional regulator — translated: MNPIEQIKHKMDAAGLWHKEVELGRGEYLKVGGSTDTHLYYVLSGSLRIYFEDEFEEQTIRLAYRGNFIAALDSFISGQPSDFYIQALKKTKLKVLTKTAYLEWIHQDEANLQLWHQSMLQLIYEQLEREKDILTFSPLKRYQRVLKRSPQLFQEIPHKYIASYLRMTPETLSRIKKS
- a CDS encoding CHAT domain-containing tetratricopeptide repeat protein; the protein is MKNKQTVLEEAVQYLAKAEEWNVKGNRTETLRLSKQAVEVSEMAEDWSIYGRAMNLVVEGYLSQGREEDAIEWIGRLEHVFSDLEEMNGNYAYLYASRAKLMKFRGDTDAILDSYHKIVRLLSAVLHPDLFLLSEAYTQIGSFYLEQNDTQQALLYLQKSLSIVLPEDDSRSIHHFLAYAHLARYYGVQGAYNKAIDYQEKTLHFVLKHYPEGHKMILVSYIRIGAIYILQSSTTKAEGDYQKAIYYFNRVLESHDPQLEPVALAAAYQNLGYVYLMQKKYWEAMPYLTKALEMYGSFFGAKHPYMGQMHNNIGNVYLGQKEYESAKQSFQNALDSLYPDIHIRQDCFLQPPLGRSTNLFQAIKALKGKGETFFSSFVSSAGTLKELEFSIETYSLACLLFDQARTSYDFDESKFSLGQMIESIYLFEGGLETALKAEEEFLTISGKGGGEWAFYFCEKAKANVLMNALQDNWAKALVNISADLLQKEKELKTSLTQLDKNIQKLSLKQEKTPFSESELLQLQSWQAQFFETHHRYVQLKDELEQDYPDYFQLKYDTQTVEIAALQKVLAENQVLLNYFIARDYIYIFVITPDDFEIVQEIKPDDFEGLVTQFLAAIRNHESAQYVSTAAELYRLLLQSVEDYFVNPFDVEEDTLKHLVIVPNDVLCYIPFEALLKADSHYSKRVGLSFEEQEKEVSLDYASLDYLLKYVAVSYHYSASLFYFQHQQQARRSRKRYVGHFAGFAPVYQPKDRAAIVTNGTSNATFPSFSVVEKTVPPNMAWAIPSEAFSSDGNFAPLPYSELEVKNIAALFAAKGFISETYLHKAATKEQFERVSNGFKYLLVAAHGLVNDEQTSLSGLVFHPNLTLSGDTNFSVSDRILSMEEIYHLDLQADLVVLSSCDSGIGKLVKGEGMIAVNRGFLYSGANHIISTLFKVYDKPSSILTQYLFEEILKGANYTLAIRMAKLRLLEMKEVDVKSWCGFVLIGG
- a CDS encoding DinB family protein codes for the protein MKLSNEVLIEDLMDRTKEVMNQATLFLQMKISDLNWKASETEWSILECIEHLNRYGDFYIPEITQRIAATTKRTSNLVFKSGLLGNYFANSLLPKEKLNKMKTFKEMNPVGSHLDKSTLEKFIAQQKQLLDLLHQARNIDLNKTKTSISISKLIRLKLGDTFRVVIYHNQRHIVQANRNQKLLDKGKREIA